The Arachis duranensis cultivar V14167 chromosome 2, aradu.V14167.gnm2.J7QH, whole genome shotgun sequence genome has a window encoding:
- the LOC107475548 gene encoding ATP-dependent DNA helicase 2 subunit KU80 produces the protein MARNKEALVLLLDVGPSMHSVIPEIEKVCSMLVEKKLIFTKYDEVGVVLFGTEDTDNELTEEVGGYQHVVVLKNIKVVEGDIVEALQQLPRGATHGDFLDAIIVGMDMLIKKFGETNKGKKRLCLITNAQCPIKEPFEGTKEEQVTTIAKQMTVHGMRMESIILRGKLSQDANKKIMDENDQLLRIFSTETSARSTYVENPVSLLGALRTRNITPSTIFKGDLELSPKLKIKVLVYKKTAEEKFPTLKKFSDKAASTDKFATHEVKVDYEYKSSQEPDKVVPPDQRIKGYRYGPQIVPISQAEWDAVKFKPEKGLKLLGFTDSSNVLRHQYMKDVNVFIAETGNTKATLALSSLVRAMKEMNKVAILRCVWRHGQANVVIGVLTPNLSDKENIPDSLYFNALPFAEDVREFQFPSFSNFPAPIQPNEQQLEAAANLVKMLDLAPQGKEEVLLPDFTPNPVLERFYRYLELKSKHADAAVPPLDDTLKKITEPDDELLQQNKSVIENFRRSFELKENPRHKKSRRLLREERYGSGEENSKGEIPALASNLIEDKSNVEVDNIGDLTPVQDFEAMFARRDNPDWVVKAIDAMKNKIHDLIEDSHEGDNNSKALECLAALRKGCINEQEPKQFNSFLRDIWSFCQEKNLHDFCDSLSSKGITLIPKSEAADSEVTEDEARSFLVKSQPKV, from the exons ATACTGATAACGAACTTACGGAAGAAGTTGGAGGGTATCAACAtgttgtggttttgaaaaatattaaagttgtGGAGGGAGATATCGTTGAGGCTCTACAGCAACTGCCTCGAGGAGCTACACATGGTGATT TTCTTGATGCTATTATTGTTGGCATGGATATGCTGATAAAAAAGTTTGGAGAAACTAACAAGGGAAAGAAGCGTCTATGTCTTATTACAAATGCACAATGTCCAATAAAAGAGCCATTTGAAGGAACAAAAGAGGAACAAGTGACCACCATTGCTAAACAAATGACCGTCCATGGTATGAGGATGGAAAGTATAATTCTGAGAGGAAAGCTTAGTCAAGATGCAAACAAGAAAATAATGGACGAAAACGATCAACTGTTGCGTATTTTTTCAACAGAAACGTCTGCAAGGTCAACATATGTGGAGAATCCAGTTTCTTTGCTTGGTGCTCTTAGAACCCGAAACATAACTCCATCCACAATCTTTAAAGGGGATCTTGAATTAAGCCCAAAACTGAAGATTAAG GTTTTGGTATACAagaaaacagcagaagaaaagtTTCCAACTCTCAAGAAATTTTCCGATAAGGCTGCTTCAACCGATAAATTTGCTACACATGAAGTCAAAGTGGATTATGAGTACAAGAGTTCTCAAGAACCTGATAAAGTTGTCCCGCCAGATCAAAGAATTAAAGGTTATCGATATGGGCCTCAAATAGTTCCCATATCCCAAGCTGAGTGGGATGCTGTTAAGTTCAAACCAGAAAAAGGTCTGAAGCTTTTAGGATTTACTGATTCATCCAATGTATTGAG ACATCAATACATGAAAGATGTCAATGTCTTCATAGCTGAAACAGGAAATACAAAAGCCACACTTGCACTTTCTTCGCTAGTAAGGGCTATGAAGGAAATGAATAAAGTGGCAATACTACGTTGTGTTTGGAGACATGGACAAGCGAATGTCGTCATTGGGGTCCTGACGCCCAATCTATCTGATAAGGAAAATATT CCTGATTCGTTATACTTCAATGCACTACCTTTTGCTGAGGATGTGCGAGAGTTTCAATTCCCTTCTTTCAGTAATTTCCCTGCACCGATACAGCCAAATGAACAACAGCTAGAGGCCGCGGCTAACTTGGTAAAAATGCTTGATCTTGCACCACAAGGAAAAGAGGAAGTTCTGCTACCTGATTTTACACCAAATCCAGTCCTAGAG CGATTTTATCGCTATCTTGAGCTCAAGTCAAAGCATGCGGATGCTGCAGTACCCCCTCTTGATGATACACTCAAGAAAATCACAGAACCTgatgatgagctccttcaacaaaACAAATCTGTGATAGAAAATTTTCGTCGGTCTTTTGAACTAAAGGAAAATCCGAGG CATAAAAAGTCAAGGCGTTTATTGAGAGAGGAAAGATATGGTTCCGGTGAGGAAAATAGTAAAGGAGAAATACCTGCTCTGGCTTCGAATCTCATTGAAGATAAGTCAAATGTTGAAGTCGACAACATTGGAGATCTGACTCCTGTACAAGATTTTGAAGCCATGTTTGCGCGCAGAGATAATCCAGATTGGGTTGTAAAAGCAATCGAtgctatgaaaaataaaattcatgatCTCATAGAGGATTCCCACGAAGGCGATAACAATTCGAAAGCATTGGAATGTTTAGCTGCGCTCCGCAAGGGATGTATCAATGAGCAG GAACCGAAACAGTTCAACAGTTTCCTTCGTGATATTTGGAGTTTCTGTCAAGAGAAGAACCTTCATGATTTCTGTGATTCTCTTTCTTCAAAAGGAATCACCTTGATCCCCAAATCAGAAGCTGCAGAcag TGAAGTTACTGAAGATGAAGCAAGAAGTTTCTTAGTCAAATCTCAGCCAAAAGTTTGA